One window from the genome of Eucalyptus grandis isolate ANBG69807.140 chromosome 7, ASM1654582v1, whole genome shotgun sequence encodes:
- the LOC104453062 gene encoding serine carboxypeptidase-like 13: MKLRALCGPPLCLLLCLLFQSGLSQTVVKSLPGLPGDLPFHLETGYIGVGELDDVQLFYYFVESERSPRDDHLVLWLTGGPGCSALSGLIYEIGPFTFNYENSSRFRPTLKFNDYSWTKVANIIFLDQPVGTGFSYANNWESYNINDNISVAESYEFLRKWLKLHPQFLSNPLYIAGDSYSGVTVPRVALEVDKGNEAGLEPKMNLEGYVLGNPLTNYDSDLNSRVPFAHLKSLIPNELYESAKTDCNGEYINVNESNADCVDDLKAVNLCVENINTANILEPTCVPQSPKSTVSDRWDPILINRDPSPLLLSTERASRVWCRNYNYLYIYIWASAKAVPDALHIREGTVEKWVRCNKTLSYTSHVLVVIDIHKELIKRGFRALIYSGDHDMLIPYVGTQAWIHTLNLTISEDWHAWFVDGQVAGYATLYSSFPSLFTFVTVKGVGHTAPEYKPKECFALISRWFDYFYI; this comes from the exons ATGAAGTTGCGGGCGCTTTGCGGTCCTCCTCTGTGTCTTCTCCTCTGCCTTCTCTTCCAGTCTGGACTGTCCCAAACGGTGGTCAAGTCTCTTCCCGGATTGCCTGGAGACCTCCCTTTTCATCTCGAAACCGG ATACATTGGAGTTGGGGAGTTGGATGATGTTCAACTTTTTTATTACTTTGTCGAGTCGGAGAGGAGCCCAAGAGACGACCATCTGGTGCTATGGCTCACCGGCGGCCCCGGTTGCTCTGCTCTCTCCGGACTGATTTACGAGATCG GTCCATTTACGTTCAATTACGAGAATTCTTCTAGATTCAGACCAACACTCAAATTTAATGATTATTCATGGACAAAG GTGGCGAATATTATATTCTTAGATCAGCCTGTTGGAACTGGATTTTCTTATGCTAATAATTGGGAAAGCTATAATATAAACGATAACATTTCGGTCGCAGAATCTTACGAATTTCTAAGGAAG TGGCTTAAGCTCCATCCCCAGTTTTTGAGCAACCCACTCTACATTGCTGGGGACTCTTACTCGGGTGTCACTGTTCCAAGGGTCGCTTTAGAAGTTGATAAAG GAAATGAAGCTGGTTTGGAGCCTAAGATGAATCTTGAG GGCTATGTACTTGGAAACCCCCTAACAAATTATGATAGTGACCTCAATTCAAGAGTCCCATTTGCTCATCTGAAGAGTCTTATACCAAATGAGCTATATGAG TCAGCTAAAACTGATTGTAACGGTGAGTACATAAACGTCAACGAAAGCAATGCTGATTGCGTTGACGATCTTAAAGCTGTGAATCTG TGCGTGGAGAATATAAATACGGCAAACATACTGGAACCGACCTGCGTGCCTCAGTCTCCCAAATCGACGGTCAGTGATAGGTGGGACCCAATCTTAATAAATCGAGACCCTTCACCTCTCCTTTTGTCGACGGAGAGAGCTTCCCGGGTTTGGTGCCGG AATTATAACTATCTCTACATCTATATCTGGGCTAGCGCTAAAGCAGTTCCAGATGCTCTTCATATCCGAGAG GGGACAGTTGAGAAGTGGGTAAGGTGCAATAAGACTTTATCTTACACATCCCATGTCCTAGTTGTCATTGACATACACAAAGAGCTCATAAAAAGGGGATTTCGAGCACTTATTTATAG TGGTGATCACGACATGCTCATCCCGTATGTGGGAACTCAAGCTTGGATCCATACATTGAATCTAACGATTTCTGAAGATTGGCATGCATGGTTTGTCGATGGACAAGTTGCTGG GTATGCTACGctatattcttcctttccatcCCTTTTTACATTTGTAACCGTCAAG GGAGTGGGACACACGGCTCCAGAATACAAGCCCAAGGAATGTTTTGCACTGATTAGTAGGTGGTTTGATTATTTTTACATTTAA
- the LOC120295982 gene encoding uncharacterized protein LOC120295982, whose product MSEQEQRTPRKRAIRLITRAKTPTRGGARAANAAIAAALAAPPVAPPAGIPPGNVVADRPIHQLVEQFLKLNPPKFTGTGDLETASRWVRDLGKAFALLRIMPVSGGQAVQENVFPEGVIPTWDAFLRAFNEQYFSKNAREQKMDEFQRLRQGSMTVDQYEVKFAELSQYAPRLIEDPEEKARRFKNGLRLELKQPLVPFDLHDYREIYRRAQLIERDLNEQAAASGSRFNAHRNSIRFGKKPMVGRRYPIPPNRKGGVGKSAPSNNGACRFCGKQHGSAPCYTRT is encoded by the exons ATGAGTGAGCAAGAACAGAGAACGCCTAGGAAAAGGGCGATTAGACTAATTACTCGAGCTAAGACGCCAACTAGAGGCGGTGCTCGAG CCGCCAACGCCGCTATTGCTGCTGCACTTGCTGCTCCGCCTGTTGCTCCACCTGCTGGGATTCCACCAGGGAATGTAGTTGCGGATAGACCTATACACCAATTGgtggaacagtttttgaagTTGAATCCGCCAAAGTTCACTGGTACAGGAGATCTAGAAACTGCTTCTCGCTGGGTTCGAGATTTAGGGAAAGCATTTGCACTTTTAAG GATAATGCCGGTATCTGGTGGACAGGCTGTTCAAGAGAACGTATTTCCAGAAGGAGTAATTCCAACATGGGATGCCTTTCTTAGGGCATTTAATGAACAGTATTTCTCGAAGAATGCCAGAGAACAGAAAATGGATGAATTCCAACGTCTCCGCCAGGGATCAATGACTGTTGACCAGTATGAGGTCAAGTTTGCAGAGCTTTCTCAATATGCTCCAAGGCTGATAGAGGATCCTGAAGAAAAGGCTCGAAGATTCAAGAATGGTCTTCGATTGGAGCTGAAGCAACCATTGGTGCCTTTTGACCTGCATGACTATCGGGAAATTTACCGACGAGCTCAACTGATAGAAAGGGATCTGAATGAACAAGCTGCTGCGTCAGGGTCGAGGTTTAATGCACACAGAAACAGTATCAGGTTCGGGAAGAAGCCTATGGTCGGAAGAAGGTACCCCATTCCACCTAATAGGAAAGGTGGGGTGGGTAAGTCAGCACCCAGCAATAATGGAGCCTGCCGTTTCTGTGGAAAACAACACGGATCTGCACCGTGCTATACTAGGACATGA